From the Pseudomonadota bacterium genome, the window GAATTTCAACATACAACGACAACAAAATTGACGAGGATAGCGCAGTTATCTCAACGTGATTTCAACAAGCAGTTTAACTGCTTGATGCACCACTATAATGTGGACTCACTGAGAGATTGTTTTCAAGAGCTGGATGGAAAGAAGGCACTTGGGAATGATGGCATAAGTAAAGATGCCTATGAGATAAACCTCGAAGAAAATCTAACTGCGGTGGTCCAGCGCATGAAAACCATGTCATATCGGCCAAAGCCTGTGCGACTGGTTTTAATTCCCAAGGAAGGAAAGTCTGGTGCGACGCGACCACTGGGGATTAGCAACTTCGAGGACAAGCTGATACAGAAGATGACCCAGAAAATACTGGAAAGCATCTACGAGCCACTTTTTCTGGACTGTTCCTTTGGTTTCAGAGCCAATAAAAGTTGCCATGATGCCATTCAGGCATTGGGGCACCATCTTCTTCACAATGAAGTTCAAACGGTCATAGATATGGATCTTGCCAACTTCTTTGGCACGATTGATCACAAAATGCTTGCAGAACTGTTGCGCAGGAAAATCAAAGACCAGCGCTTTATTCGATACATCAACCGTATGTTTAAGGTGGGGATACTATCGGACCAAGAGTTAACGGTCAATGATGAGGGTGTTCCACAAGGTGGGTTATGTAAAGCTTTACATAACCCGCCTTATGCATAGTAACTCGTTATGCAAAGTAATCCTAGAGAAAGGCCAAGATTAGTAGACATCAGGGGTGATTCACTTTACATAAAACTCTGAAAATCCAAGTGAGAATAAAAATTGTCTCACTACTTTTTAGAGGAATACCTGATGACTAGCCTACCTTTTGAAGAGTTAACCAAACGATTAGAAAAAGAACTATACCGCCTGCATTATACCGAAGCATCGGTCATGCAATATCACAGGATGTGGAGGCGCATTGCCACGTTTTTCGAACAAGAGGGTATAGATCATTTTACTGAAGAAGCTGGAATGCGCTTTCTTGATGAACAATTTAACTATTTTGAGTTAGAGAAAGCTGGAAAACTGACGCAATCGTTGATTAACGTTTTCCGAGTGGTCAGAATGCTGGGTGATTTTCAACTGCACGGTAGCATTTTGCGCAGGTATTACAAACAAAAAGATCTGCTGCAAACCAACGAGCTTAAAAAATTGTGGCAAAGCTACCAGAACCATTGCCAACAAAAAGAATACTCCAGAGTGACGCAAAATCACTATCGTAAAATTTCCGAAAAATTTCTGAGTTTTCTGGAATCGCAAGGCATTAGGCAATCTACAGATATTGTCGCCAAACATATATCCGACTATATCAGCACGTTGTTAGGCTACAGCTATAAAACGGTAGAATTGCAACTTTGTGGGTTACGATCTTTTTTGCGCTATTTAAACGAAAATAGCTTGCATCCAGAGGAACTAGCCAAAGCAATACCGGCTATTAAGGCCAGGAAACAAAACCGAATTCCTTCAGTGTGGACACAGGAAAACGTTGTCAAGCTTCTCGATGCAATTGACAGAGGCAATCCCGCTGGTAAAAGAGACTATGCAATTATCCTCTTAGTCACGCGATTAGGTCTTCGTACCATCGACATCAAACACCTGAAGTTAAACAATCTGAAATGGCAAAATAACAGCATCGAGCTAATACAGTCCAAAACGGCTGTCACTCTCAATCTTCCCTTGCTACCAGATATTGGCTGGGCCATTATTGACTATCTGAAAAATGGGCGTCCGAAAGTCGAGTCGCCTTACGTATTTTTACGACACCTTGCACCGTTAGAGCCTTTTTCAGACGAAGACAGGTTACATCAAATTGTCGTTAAATACATGAAGCTTGCTAAAATCCCGATATCACCTCAAAAGAAGAAAGGGATGCATTCTTTGCGTCACACATTGGCCAGCAGATTGCTTGCTGAGAATACGCCTTTACCAGTCATTTCGGATATTTTGGGGCATATTAGTTCAGACTCTACCGCTGTTTACCTCAAAGTAGAT encodes:
- a CDS encoding reverse transcriptase domain-containing protein, with the protein product EFQHTTTTKLTRIAQLSQRDFNKQFNCLMHHYNVDSLRDCFQELDGKKALGNDGISKDAYEINLEENLTAVVQRMKTMSYRPKPVRLVLIPKEGKSGATRPLGISNFEDKLIQKMTQKILESIYEPLFLDCSFGFRANKSCHDAIQALGHHLLHNEVQTVIDMDLANFFGTIDHKMLAELLRRKIKDQRFIRYINRMFKVGILSDQELTVNDEGVPQGGLCKALHNPPYA
- a CDS encoding site-specific integrase — translated: MTSLPFEELTKRLEKELYRLHYTEASVMQYHRMWRRIATFFEQEGIDHFTEEAGMRFLDEQFNYFELEKAGKLTQSLINVFRVVRMLGDFQLHGSILRRYYKQKDLLQTNELKKLWQSYQNHCQQKEYSRVTQNHYRKISEKFLSFLESQGIRQSTDIVAKHISDYISTLLGYSYKTVELQLCGLRSFLRYLNENSLHPEELAKAIPAIKARKQNRIPSVWTQENVVKLLDAIDRGNPAGKRDYAIILLVTRLGLRTIDIKHLKLNNLKWQNNSIELIQSKTAVTLNLPLLPDIGWAIIDYLKNGRPKVESPYVFLRHLAPLEPFSDEDRLHQIVVKYMKLAKIPISPQKKKGMHSLRHTLASRLLAENTPLPVISDILGHISSDSTAVYLKVDVSKLRECALNPESVLAS